Proteins co-encoded in one Prunus persica cultivar Lovell chromosome G6, Prunus_persica_NCBIv2, whole genome shotgun sequence genomic window:
- the LOC18775535 gene encoding xyloglucan endotransglucosylase/hydrolase protein 31, whose product MAPLLPLIFFLMFSSNSAQGPPPPGYNPSSKISTVGFDQGFRNLWGLEHQNLDQGALTIWLDSSSGSGFKSLHPYRSGYFGAAVKLQPGYTAGVITSFYLSNNEEHPGNHDEIDIEFLGTTPGKPYTLQTNVYIRGSGDANIIGREKKFHLWFDPTQDFHNYAIVWNPTEIIFLVDDVPIRRYQRKSDATFPLRPMWAYGSIWDASTWATEDGKYKADYSYQPFVGRYNNFKLGGCTADGSTTTSCQPPSASPSGATGLSQQQYSAMEWVQRNYLVYDYCRDPKRDHTQTPEC is encoded by the exons atggCTCCTCTTCTccctttaattttcttcctcaTGTTCTCTTCAAATAGTGCTCAGGGTCCCCCCCCACCTGGCTATAACCCCAGTTCCAAAATTAGCACAGTAGGGTTTGATCAGGGTTTTAGAAACCTATGGGGACTTGAGCATCAGAATTTAGACCAGGGTGCATTAACAATCTGGCTTGATTCTAGCTCAG GAAGTGGGTTCAAGTCACTTCATCCATATCGTTCTGGATACTTTGGAGCAGCCGTCAAGCTCCAACCAGGTTATACTGCTGGAGTAATTACATCATTTTAT CTCTCTAACAATGAAGAACACCCAGGGAACCACGACGAAATCGATATCGAGTTCCTCGGGACAACCCCCGGAAAGCCCTACACTCTGCAAACCAATGTGTACATTAGAGGAAGTGGAGATGCAAACATAAttgggagagagaagaagtttCATCTCTGGTTTGATCCAACACAAGACTTTCATAACTATGCTATAGTATGGAACCCTACTGAGATCAT ATTCCTGGTGGATGATGTGCCCATAAGAAGGTACCAAAGAAAGAGTGATGCCACGTTTCCATTGAGGCCAATGTGGGCATATGGATCCATATGGGATGCATCAACATGGGCCACAGAGGATGGAAAATACAAAGCCGACTACTCGTACCAACCATTTGTTGGAAGATACAACAATTTCAAACTAGGTGGGTGCACAGCCGATGGCTCTACTACAACCTCATGCCAGCCGCCCTCAGCCTCGCCCTCCGGCGCAACAGGGCTAAGCCAGCAGCAGTACTCAGCCATGGAGTGGGTGCAGAGGAACTACTTGGTGTATGACTATTGCCGGGACCCGAAGAGAGACCATACACAAACACCTGAGTGTTGA
- the LOC109949585 gene encoding TMV resistance protein N-like, whose translation MEDCMDIDIYAHGLFDLLFIARHEANFIGRIVGEIDRQLNNKRSLNIDFPVGIESRLEKLSKDLRIESSNKDVRMVGIWGMGGIGKTTLAKAAFNQFGRSFEGSCFLADVRVKAANPGGLVSLQELLLYETLNRSKTKDVGFVDRGTIMIKEKLQHRKLVVIIDDVDKVEQLEALARSHDWFGPGSRIVITTRDKQLLKPNVDDIYVAEEMDEEEALELFIWHAFKGCHVNEEYVELSRRVVSYCRGLPLALKVLASSLATQSKEVWESQLDKLNTIPPEDVVNKLGISYKWLDNKDKDIFLDISCFFIGMDKNYVMLSWKVCRNRNQ comes from the exons ATGGAGGATTGCATGGACATTGATATCTATGCACATGGACTTTTTGATC TTCTGTTTATTGCCAGGCATGAAGCAAATTTTATCGGGAGAATTGTTGGGGAGATTGATCGACAGTTGAATAATAAACGCTCATTAAACATCGACTTCCCAGTTGGAATTGAGTCTCGGCTAGAGAAGTTGAGTAAAGACTTGCGTATTGAATCATCTAATAAGGATGTTCGTATGGTTGGTATTTGGGGAATGGGCGGAATAGGAAAAACAACTCTTGCCAAAGCCGCTTTCAATCAATTTGGTCGTAGCTTTGAAGGTAGTTGTTTCCTTGCAGACGTGAGGGTAAAAGCTGCAAACCCCGGTGGTCTAGTTAGTTTGCAAGAACTTCTTCTTTATGAAACCTTGAACAGAAGCAAGACGAAGGACGTTGGTTTTGTGGATAGAGGAACCATtatgataaaagaaaaacttcaaCATAGAAAATTAGTCGTCATAATCGACGACGTAGATAAAGTGGAGCAACTAGAGGCATTAGCTAGAAGCCATGATTGGTTCGGTCCAGGAAGTAGAATTGTTATAACAACAAGAGATAAGCAGTTGCTAAAACCTAATGTCGATGATATATATGTCGCTGAAGAaatggatgaagaagaagctctAGAGCTCTTTATTTGGCATGCCTTTAAAGGATGTCATGTTAACGAAGAATATGTTGAGCTCTCAAGAAGAGTAGTTTCTTACTGTAGAGGTTTGCCACTAGCACTAAAAGTTTTGGCCTCTTCGTTGGCCACACAAAGCAAGGAAGTGTGGGAAAGCCAAttggataaattgaatacaatTCCTcctgaagatgttgtaaacaaGCTCGGAATAAGCTATAAATGGCTAGATAATAAAGATAAGGATATATTCCTTGATATATCTTGTTTCTTTATTGGGATGGACAAGAACTATGTCATGTTATCATGGAAAGTCTGTAGAAACAGGAATCAATAA
- the LOC109949918 gene encoding uncharacterized protein LOC109949918, with the protein MSKKPDSKPAYGYCGYLEVMPLSKGSSSSQLNESAELQIKDRYSYKDAYGGGGSSSFTESYKAGEFVDKSTGGLGYKQEANYTSIDKYVNKELGFTTEYQTQVKFKKSVYPNKTQVKFKKSASPYKSGTKSYNNRVDYY; encoded by the coding sequence ATGTCGAAGAAGCCTGATTCAAAGCCTGCGTATGGTTATTGTGGCTACCTAGAAGTGATGCCTTTGAGCAAGGGATCGTCTTCTTCACAGCTCAACGAGTCTGCAGAACTTCAGATCAAAGATCGATATTCGTATAAGGATGCATATGGTGGAGGAGGTTCAAGCAGCTTTACTGAGAGCTACAAGGCTGGGGAGTTTGTGGACAAGAGCACTGGTGGCTTGGGCTACAAGCAGGAGGCAAACTACACCTCCATTGACAAGTATGTGAACAAGGAGCTAGGGTTTACCACTGAGTACCAGACCCAGGTGAAGTTCAAGAAGTCTGTTTACCCTAACAAGACCCAAGTGAAGTTCAAGAAGTCTGCTTCTCCTTATAAGAGTGGAACCAAGTCCTACAACAATCGCGTTGACTATTATTAA
- the LOC18772722 gene encoding probable glucuronoxylan glucuronosyltransferase IRX7, which produces MLEQKIRAPKNRGFYVRMKLLPSKHGRSSVPQLEKKSFFYRNCKWVLWLSLSFYFFSSYLISNHPNQNNNKQPTSLSKTHFSSLASRALFESTTNNITQKQGLPFNDLKIFVYDLPAKYNTDWLKNERCSTHLFASEVAIHRALLTSEYLTVDPYEADFFFVPVYVSCNFSTVNGFPAIGHARSLIASAINLISTQHPFWDRSHGSDHVFVASHDFGSCFHTMEDVAISDGIPGFLKNSIVLQTFGVKQKHPCQEVENVVIPPYVSPESVLRTLEKSPIVGRRDIFAFFRGKMEVHPKNISGRFYSKRVRTMLWRNYNGDRRFFLQRHRFAGYQSEIVRSVFCLCPLGWAPWSPRLVESVALGCVPVIIADGIRLPFDDVVPWAEISVNVAEKDVSKLAEILEHVAATNLSAIQKNLWDPRVPRALMFNDRVHEGDATWRVLSALANKRARSYRRSRVSSQ; this is translated from the exons ATGTTGGAACAGAAGATCAGAGCCCCGAAAAACAGAGGGTTCTATGTCAGAATGAAGCTCTTGCCCAGCAAACATGGAAGATCATCAGTACCtcaattagagaaaaaaagctTCTTTTATAGAAATTGCAAATGGGTTCTCTGGCTCTCCCTCTCCTTCTACTTCTTCAGCTCCTATCTCATCAGCAACCACCCCAATCagaacaacaacaaacaacCCACCTCCCTCTCCAAAACACATTTCTCAAGCTTAGCCTCTCGTGCCCTCTTCGAATCCACCACCAATAACATCACACAGAAACAAG GCTTGCCCTTCAACGACTTGAAGATTTTCGTATACGATTTGCCAGCGAAATACAACACGGATTGGCTAAAAAACGAGAGATGCAGCACCCACTTGTTTGCTTCCGAGGTCGCCATTCACAGGGCGCTTTTGACAAGCGAATATTTGACCGTTGACCCATACGAAGCGGACTTCTTCTTCGTCCCTGTGTACGTTTCCTGCAACTTCAGCACCGTCAATGGCTTCCCGGCAATAGGCCACGCTCGTTCTCTCATAGCCTCCGCCATTAACTTAATATCCACCCAACACCCATTTTGGGATCGGTCCCACGGCTCCGACCACGTCTTCGTCGCTTCCCATGACTTCGGTTCTTGCTTCCACACCATG gAGGATGTGGCGATATCGGATGGGATACCGGGGTTCTTAAAGAACTCCATCGTGTTACAGACGTTCGGTGTGAAACAGAAACACCCATGTCAAGAGGTTGAGAATGTGGTCATTCCGCCGTACGTTTCGCCGGAAAGTGTACTGAGGACGCTGGAGAAATCTCCGATCGTCGGCCGGCGAGACATCTTCGCTTTCTTCCGGGGCAAGATGGAGGTCCACCCAAAAAACATCAGCGGCCGTTTCTACAGCAA GCGGGTGAGGACAATGCTGTGGCGGAATTACAACGGTGACCGGAGGTTCTTCCTGCAGAGGCATCGGTTCGCCGGTTACCAGTCGGAGATCGTGCGGTCGGTGTTTTGCCTCTGCCCCTTGGGGTGGGCCCCGTGGAGCCCTAGACTGGTTGAATCAGTCGCCCTGGGCTGCGTGCCGGTGATCATAGCGGACGGGATCAGGTTGCCGTTCGACGACGTCGTTCCGTGGGCGGAGATATCGGTAAACGTAGCGGAGAAAGACGTGAGTAAGCTGGCCGAGATACTCGAACACGTGGCGGCGACCAACTTGAGCGCAATTCAAAAGAACCTGTGGGACCCGCGCGTTCCGCGGGCCCTGATGTTCAACGATCGTGTCCATGAAGGCGACGCCACGTGGCGGGTTCTTTCCGCTCTGGCGAACAAGCGGGCCAGGTCGTACAGAAGGTCGAGAGTTTCGAGCCAATAG